A single window of Lepeophtheirus salmonis chromosome 2, UVic_Lsal_1.4, whole genome shotgun sequence DNA harbors:
- the LOC121113588 gene encoding uncharacterized protein: MSSSYLATTPSYSNTSTTLSTSSHSSYSSHATRLEKAKQLALQAVNQDSLQNYEKSAKFYREAIAEFRCLITKNRQLEKHPAIKSGVKEKIQICSERLKILDRYLLEQKDLSPLFKDVVDSELNNNTTDHSSYPVSKSVTLEKVENDYEVITPVAPTTTTKQMMITQSNSAAEECFVTMKDLRGSSISITGSTHSLYPRCEIKRASSIMSGASDFGIGEEIYENPSKLADITPPLADLKNELRLSLSSLSSDEGITTTIKRKKKPSSPIADADAIIVLDEYDDETRLLETSFEEEKDDEITYVRADRISTNTRFNKTYGDASSDSGISEERTVISSSSDSGSNISRNKSPISDCVDVGAGSLGGKDSSFSGSTYELYTKEDILLAETQQPTRERYDYVPPRAFARNKKEKESDGCFYLMACLDAFGVL, encoded by the coding sequence ATGTCGTCATCGTATTTAGCGACGACTCCTTCCTATTCAAACACCTCCACCACTCTTTCGACATCATCACATTCATCATATAGTTCCCATGCAACACGCTTGGAAAAAGCCAAGCAACTTGCACTTCAAGCAGTGAATCAGGACTCTCTACAAAACTACGAGAAATCTGCAAAGTTTTATCGTGAGGCTATTGCGGAGTTTCGATGCCTCATTACTAAAAATCGACAACTGGAGAAACATCCTGCTATTAAAAGCGGAGTGAAGGAAAAGATTCAAATCTGCTCTGAAAGACTTAAAATCCTGGATCGTTATCTCCTTGAGCAAAAGGATCTCTCACCCCTCTTCAAAGACGTCGTCGACTCTGAACTCAATAATAATACCACGGATCATAGCTCCTATCCTGTTTCTAAAAGTGTCACTCTTGAGAAAGTGGAAAATGACTACGAAGTCATTACTCCGGTAGCTCCTACAACAACAACGAAACAAATGATGATAACTCAGTCCAACTCAGCGGCAGAAGAGTGTTTCGTTACGATGAAGGACTTGAGAGGGAGCAGCATTTCCATCACGGGGAGCACACATAGTCTCTATCCAAGGTGTGAAATAAAAAGAGCCTCTTCCATCATGAGTGGTGCATCAGACTTTGGCATCGGGGAGGAAATATACGAGAATCCATCAAAATTAGCGGATATCACACCACCCTTAGCCGACCTTAAGAATGAGCTACGACTCTCCTTATCTAGTTTGTCTTCGGATGAAGGAATCACAACTAcgataaaaaggaagaagaaaccCTCCAGTCCCATAGCTGACGCGGATGCAATCATAGTCCTCGATGAATACGACGATGAAACTCGCTTACTTGAGACAAGTTTCGAGGAGGAAAAGGATGACGAAATCACTTATGTTCGAGCTGACCGAATAAGTACAAATACTCGCTTTAACAAAACCTATGGGGACGCTTCATCCGACTCTGGCATCTCTGAAGAAAGGACAGTCATATCATCCTCATCAGACTCTGGGAGCAACATTTCCCGGAATAAGTCTCCTATTTCAGATTGTGTTGATGTGGGGGCAGGTTCCCTTGGAGGGAAGGACTCATCCTTCTCGGGAAGCACCTATGAGTTGTATACCAAGGAGGATATACTCCTCGCGGAGACTCAGCAGCCTACTCGAGAGCGGTATGATTATGTTCCTCCTAGAGCCTTTGCTCgaaacaagaaagaaaaagagtcGGATGGATGTTTTTACTTAATGGCCTGTTTAGATGCATTTggagttttataa